A genomic region of Bactrocera dorsalis isolate Fly_Bdor chromosome 3, ASM2337382v1, whole genome shotgun sequence contains the following coding sequences:
- the LOC115065868 gene encoding LOW QUALITY PROTEIN: putative nuclease HARBI1 (The sequence of the model RefSeq protein was modified relative to this genomic sequence to represent the inferred CDS: inserted 1 base in 1 codon; substituted 1 base at 1 genomic stop codon) translates to MDGGSSESERNISNCIQNNYIRRRNLTILRNKKDPFLYEENTFRKFFRFPKSLCWDLINQLKPYDQQQTSIPFELRFISVLYFLCNSSCQCCVGNAFFAVMSQPTISRCIEYICKLVVERKHGEVRFPNSVEEYNRIKTGFSSKFGIKGVIGAIDFTRVGIIAPALSNIVVPHDYMNRKGYYSINVXAVSIIFNNXLITNFPNRFVTMNQFSGT, encoded by the exons ATGGACGGCGGCAGTTCTGAAAGTGAAAGGAACATTTCAAATTGTAtacaaaacaa CTACATTCGCAGGCGAAATCTGACTATTTtgcgaaacaaaaaagatccGTTTTTATACGAAGAGAACACATTCAGGAAGTTCTTCCGATTTCCCAAATCTTTGTGCTGGGATCTCATTAATCAACTCAAGCCGTATGACCAACAGCAAACATCGATTCCATTTGAACTTCGG tttatttcagttttatattttctatgcaATAGCTCATGTCAATGTTGCGTGGGAAATGCATTTTTCGCGGTGATGAGCCAACCCACCATTTCCCGTTGTAtcgaatatatttgtaaattggtGGTGGAGCGTAAACACGGCGAAGTGCGTTTTCCTAATTCTGTTGAAGAATACAATAGAATTAAGACTGG ATTTAGTTCGAAATTTGGAATAAAGGGTGTAATTGGAGCAATTGATTTCACTCGTGTTGGCATAATTGCACCTGCCTTGTCAAACATAGTTGTACCGCATGATTATATGAACAGAAAAGGTTATTATAGCATTAATG AAGCGGTAAGTATTATATTCAATAACTAATTAATAACTAATTTTCCCAATAGGTTTGTGACGATGAACCAATTTTCCGGCACGTGA